The DNA segment acatccctagtcgtgcaccaagcttctgtaagttgcctaaccctttgtggtttcgtttttccatagttttagcttaaaagtcaatccgtcctAATTGACGATTGACTTTgtgataaatcacaaatggtccagtggtttgtcgaatcaaagatagttatatgttggtaatcatgtgggctttaaacccctaaaagggcaccctctgattcccactctaactagtccgaatgtcgagtcaaacgtgcttagaaaaagtcaacagatatgctattttgcgatttcatgcataatcagtaatgtagatgatgtgtaacctgtttaaacactcataaaacatgataataagtatattagcTAGTCTAAGCTGGTTTGATCCGACcaattactgttttgacccggttcggagccgaaagtcgcaaaactttgacttttgcattgacttcagttctgacccgttaaagtatgatttagatatgccttaggactctcttaggaccaggttacacgatggtataaccctctgtgatcggttcgttgtttgtccgagtcttttacacctttccgttaaatgcttaaaagttgaccgtaacgccctttttaatttaaaacgagaatgtcggacatgtgaaagaaccataaccttagttactgatttctaagcatgtccctaaaatttcacgtcaatccgaggtccagaataggagttatgctaaatagcgcaaattacggaaactttgtaattaaatagcgcaattagcataacgcctatctaaacccagatttcgacaccaaaccttttacacactgatgtaaaataatattttgggatttttaaagatttttaattatttttaacctgctcataacctgcggttatggcatcggttcggtaaataccgaatatatccttttcggccataacttgagttctacaaggtcttttgacccgattccagttgctactgattttaaataataaataaagtattttggactttataaactgttcgggaaactcagatttcctgtagaactcagaaacctcttttataatctttaaaaagaccgaaataccccgacggggcataaaatggatttaaactcgttacgggcattatggaaggtatcctactgataccacaacctctttaaagcatattgacttaggaaaccagtgtaggactcttacggttacccgttacgccttttgcgcgcacggttcggcttatgtaactagtttacataaactagccgaaacgggtcaaaccttattgttttgacctcaaaatctaGAGTGTGGttgttatacccatataaaaaaagtcttcaaacttgttgggtccaaatcacattccattcccggttttcgcctttcacgcgattaaaccgtaactatccgttgaaactgaccggtctaagctacggctaaattaaagacccgttaggattctaataggttattttaaaccttcgttccagaataggagaccagtaaaagctatttgcaatttattcgattaaggatttatacttgcaaaggtaaatacttttaacttattttccgttatacgggcttgggttacggtatatagcatacagctttatcgggcatcaaattctccaccgttgagtgggtaattgaataaatttgatcggctcgtttaaacagtcttgttacttaaaagcctttggggggttaatgaccatgtcccggataaccctggcatcattttacgaaatggccacgacctaagcgcggagtgtaggcgtacactcgtcagtgcataaatagttgatgtggtgtgtctattgatctttaacccggacttgatccgggctactgaacgcaaaaggaacatgtaatccgttaacaagattataaatttaaataattctcccaagttataaaaagagtttgtgccttgtgcattcaaatcaattttaataaacattttacaaaagtgtcggttgaatgtatttaccagtgtaaactgacgtattttcccaaaaagactaaatgcaggtactatgcgtaattggctggatatttctccttagcatcataaagagtctcgcaagcttaagatgcctacgtctgttgaacaatacttatatttttatttgatcccctgtggatacattttcgactattcgtaacaCTTTGATAttgcaaacaatggttgaaatataattatctttatgcttccgctgtgcattcatatattgtgtggtttgactatattgttgccaactacgtcacggtaatcccccaccgggcccaccggtgagacacgtggaaatcggggtgtgacaacatgtgTAACCTTTAACATTGTAACACATGTAAAATGGCTATACATGTTTTACATATGTCAGCCCCTTTGGTGTCAATTTAAACTTAGTaaaattacatatgtaacaacaTTACATCATCCAAAATGTCATATCAATGAACAAACAAGTAATATATGTAACTATAAGTATATGAGACTAGTGTAACGAGTTAAAGGGACAAACGATACACTTCATGTTACATATGTATGTAGACTTGTTATTAACAATGTTATTAGTAGATAAAAAAACTGCATTAACGTATATTTTTTACACTGAACCCAACTTATTGATCATAAGTCTTATACATGGCAAGAAGTTCTTCCAGTGTGACGTATGATTTAACAATAATAGGATGATATTGCTCGTTGACATTCGGTGTCCACAATTTAGTGCCATTAGAAGACTCGTAAAGATGGTAACGTGGAGTATGTTCAAGATCATCTGTGGACTTAGGGATGGATGTTAGTATAAGTTTACGTGCGTTATGAACGTTGTAATACGTTTAGCACCCTAGGGTAACAAAAAAAGATCACACATGACACTTGTCGCCATGTTACACATGTTAATTGTGTGTGCACATGTAACATCTTCTCTACAACGTGAGTAACATCCTTAAAAGTTGTGTTCCTACTCTGCTTTATATTTTGTAAGTACTTATagataaacatgttttaaagatacaacctgtaacatgtgttacaccgaaatgttacacaagtgtttccagTTTACACATGTTACATCTTGTGTAACTCTGCTTTATATTTTGCTGACAAACGCCATATCACACATGTTACACAACCGTATCACCTTACAAGTTATATGTTTTGCTGACAAACGCCATGTCACACATGTTACACACTATAGAGTGAAAGAACAGTATTGAACGCTGCTACACATTTCCCATTTTGTCGTAACATGTGTAACCTTTTTGGGGGTATCGATGTTGTAGGTTTATACTTAAATATATACAAATGATCCAAAAATGATCATACATGTGTTACCCTCTAGTGTAACATAAGTTACAAACATGTCTTACATATGTGCAGCCCCGATTTTTGGTAACAAAGAGGTTGAACATaagtaacacatgtttgtaacatgtgttacactggaGGGTAACTTCTGTACAACGTCAAAGGTACCCACCACCTGCCCTTCATCGACTTCTTGTTCCCATTCTTCATCGGTTTCTCCATCTACCTTCTTTCGTTATCGTTCTGTTTCTTTATCGTTCTGCTTTCGCTTATTAGCCAGCCTACCCGTCACGGACCTGGTCATTCTCCTCACTCCTGCAAATACAACCGCCATAGTAAATACATAATAGCACAAGTAATATTTCCGGAGTTATTTAACACAACAAACAGGTACGAGATAGGTAACACATGTTACCTGAAACTGTATTCTGCACCGAAACTACACAATCGTCAACACGTGTCTTCTTTTCATCAAGCAACGCCCTCGCTACAAAGTGTTATAAATCGTTTTAACACATGTTAGTATGACTGTTTTGGGTTTTTGTTGGTCCGACGCGTCAAAATCATACGCATACCTCTTCGCTTTCGCGTCAAAATGCCCACATTCAGGTAATCCGACACTAAAAACCCAATCTCAATACTAAATCTAACAACATTACCAAACCAAATCGCTTAAATAGAGAAAAAATAACATTTGAACAATCCTAAACAAACAATAATCACAAATTAAAGAAGACTGAAAAAAAACCAGAGAATCCAAACCAAATGAATCCTAATAACTAATGTTCAcggttataaaaaaaatagatttaaacTTCAGAAGATTCTGAAGCAAACAATAATCACAAAAAACTTTCCCCCAAAAAAACAAACAATCAAATTATCGGTGAAATTTCGGCGATATATAAACTGGACTTACTTTGAACTTGGTTTCTTCCCTTTCCAGCGACCTTTATCGGAGGATAACAGCCTGAATGTTGCCCTCATAACTAGGTTTTTTTTCGAAACAGATGGTTGCCTACGTAAAATCTCTCCCCGATTACGATCGTACAGCCTACTTCCACCTTTGCTCACTTTCTCGCCGGCGTTTGCGAGTTCTCTGTTGGGGGTTGCTCTGCTTGTTCAGAGAGAGAAGGAAGAGAAGGAACCAGATGTCTCTGTTTGTGTGAGTGCTTTAATGAAATTTGAAAAGGGTTTCTGTGTTGATATCTTGGATAGCTTAACTTGCTTTCCCTATGATTTGACGTGCCCTGAACATGCAGTCATTCCATCAAATCCAAACAATATTTTAATATATGGTTTGTACTTAGCTTGACTTGTTTTGGACAAATATACCCCTCTTTTCATTTCCAATGGAATAAAAATAATGATTTAAGTCTTCTTTTTCCTCAACCATTAGATTACCTAGATCAACGGTGAAAAAGTTGGTTTCCTTAGTTTTCTCACTAATAAATGGTTTCCTATATAtcccttccctatatatatatatatatatatatatatatatatatatatatggctttatcctctttgccccatcctcacACCCAACCTACGTGGCGCTGACGTAGAGGCCCATCCTCCGTATCAACCACACCGAGCAGTGGCGGACATACAGTGTAACTAGGGGCAACCTTCGCTACGGCTTggcgctccggcggtagtgtaaaattagtgtaaattttggaaaaatttgacgttttttcgattttgttaccgcttatttataaaacgttacggcttggcggattttctagatccgccactgacaCCGAGTAGCCTAAAAAGATTTTAATTTTAGAATTCGCTTTAACTCTTAAAATTGTTTAGCCAACGCTATCAAAATATAGTCTTGTTGGCAAAGAATATTCAACATGcaaaaacatgcaccaacaaaatcATATTGTTATATCACGGATTTAACATGCAAAATTGATAGCAACCTAACGTGGTTGGTCTTGAACTTTGAGGAGGAAACATAAACGTCTTGATTTTCATTAATTCAACAAAAGCTATTTTAACACAAAGAAAGGAAAATGCAATAACGAATGCGAACTAACTTGATCAAACATCATGCATAAAATAAGGAAAACATTTGATGACTtcggtggtgtttgttttttctaaAAAAAGATCTCCGCAGACTTTTCTGTCCGCAGACATTGTCATCAACTGTTTGtttttccaaaaatgtttcaTTAAAAAACTTCGTGCGAGCTCTTCTAGGTGCAGACTTGGCACAACCACCtttaagatcttctaaggtctgcagagggttaaacacaccaccacccaccgtctaCGTCCTCTCAGCAATCCAATCCGAGTAGCGCGGCTGCATGACCGGACTGCCATCTCCAACTTTCCCGATCCTTAAATAAACCGGAAATGTGACGATCCTTTCGCCATTCTCGTCCTCTTTCCAAGCATTTCTGAATTCCTCCATCACACGATCGCTCAACAACTCCACGCCCTTATCTTTTGCCGTTTGGTACGACGACCATGACCGAATGTACGTAAACAACTCACCCAAACTCATCACCTGCTTGATTTCAAACTCAAACGGACCCGTATCAACACATCCATCAACTGGATCAAAGGGAAACTTGATGTTGCTATACTTGTCATCCAGCAATCCAACTACCAAAGCCGTATAAGGTTTGGAAACCGCGTAAAATTTTCTAACCACTGAGTCGAATTCATCATCAACTTTAGGAAGAGTGTAGCACCATGCTGCGATTACACCATTCGGTTTCTTTAGTACCCATTTGACTCGGTTGTAGAAAGTGTCGTGATCAAACCAATGGAGCGCTTGAGCTACTGTGACTAAATCGACACTTGACTCTGTCCCGATCTTCTCTTCTAATTCAGACATTGAAATATTCGGAGAAGTGCATTCGTAGCGAACATTGGGGAGCTTTGGAGCATTTTCTAGCTGATTTTTGCTTGCATCTGTGCCGATTACACTTTCGTATATGCTTGCAAGCTATGAACAACAAGTAAGATTGATCACAAGACGCATGCATGCACATATTAATAGCAAGGTTAATATGGCGGCGTTGAGTGGATGAaagtgtaagattaaatatttatttatttatatttaatctagtagccaacattatcatttatataatacggatcaaaatatattaaaacctataataaattagttggtaattgttgatgggccagattaccctaattaactaattgggtttccccttgggtgtatataaggagattactagagagggattagggttagacATTCATAACATCACACTCAATATCGCCCCTCCTCTCTCTCCATTACTacgagttcttcaaccctaaagaactcggtaCTACCATCAAGATGATACATCCTAAAGGGGAACCAGACCAATCTGACGAACATGACGTCTACTTCCCTCTCTGGTGTGGTGACTGCTAATCAGGTACACACCTCTTATTTTATTGTTCATGATTGAATTTACATcattagggtttatgttttacCCTTGTTCTTGTGATATAATTAacatatggtatcagagcatatgttaaTTATATCATATTCAATCAAAGAATTCAATGAAACGGTTTGGAAACTAAAATCAATCAAAATTATTTTTTATCTTTGATGATTACTAAATCGTTTTCTAGAAAATAATCAAAATCGATTAAGCCATTTATGGTACAAGTTCTCACATCAGGTTAATTATTATTGTACGTATTGGTTTTGAAGTTTGAGACCATAATGAATTATTGTATGTATTGCacttcattattattattaatattaaattgcAGTCAATTGTTAAATGTATTCATATAATTCATGTTCACATATGAATATATGCATTTAAGAATTAGTGGAATCGATTGCATTTAATCGAATCGTAGTACATATTCATGTTTTAATATGTGcatttaataattaattattattatgtTGAATATTTACTTGCCTTATTCACGCTATGATCTTTCTTACAATATCACCTAATTTTGTGATAGATTAAATTTTGATTACATTTTCTAAATTTATATAACTTTATCTCCAAGTTTcaaataatatattattttaatcgaATAATTAACTTGGATAGATAGAGATATTTTGAAATTATGATCAAAATCCCTTAAATTAGCTGATTCAAACTTATCACACTAATCAGCTGTAACAGAAGTTTCGAGATAAATTTTAACGAGCCGAGaccaagatctcgactcgagaccacaaggtcacgactcgaaatcataagtgttctcaaacctttataactcgagacaacgatttcgactcgagaccataaggtttcgactcgagaccactaagGTTCCGACTAAGGACTTcaatcttcacaactcgagaccatggttgcgactcgagacctcatcaagGAGTCAAGATCTCATAAAATACAgcagtcgagaccatgattacgactcgagacactgaggttgcgactcgagaccttaatgagtcgagacctcataatgttGCAAGATGAGTCGAGACTTGGCTCGAaatctcactcgagacctcataactgagtcgagatatcactcgaaacctcattattttaggctgtttaatgtgaactaagacttagctattaaataattggttttgtaaatacttagttaattaataaggatcaaataatgttttacaaaaccaaaatggcttaacttgaatgagcttctgatgtatcacttctggccaaagctgatttgatgcatctacttatcgttcaagtattacgaaagctatgttaagtgtgcatcataaacatgaatgtcttaatatctggccaaagctgatttaattccttcatagatggcatacttaacgagtgcataactaaagtgattgtttcaattctggccaaagctgatttgttacaaccactttgcacacatgcttaaatgattacacttctggccaaagctgatttgtcttcgtttaagtagaactttaaataagtctattattttgatgttagtaatagacatatcacaatctcttcacataatgatccttatattaatgatccttacttaattttatgatcatttcgtATGCCTTATTTtaagtacccataattttactcactataatttacTTCTAcatatatctcatccactctaattcctaaacccAAAAagtttgctttatttaaagtttctattggaattagctcttaaattaaatccttgattatttcttaagacacgataatcctattGCTTTCTTCTGATAAAGATTATAAAGAAGAAAATTAGAGCATGATGATcaggataaatcgaacatgatgtctcttatgataatcaagaactctccaACATaatgctatcactaaagttatttcAGATTAAGATTTTCCTAAGGCTAATctcttatatatggaataatcactagaactcctaagatgcatgccttcttttaaaattctaaactataaagttaagtggtatatgtgaatacattaTAATGTACAATATCATGACCCATatagttaagggcttacgcatgtaaataagtacattttccagtacattcCATATTAAgtttttcacttgtacaatttgatgccttataaatcaactataacactcaacaataccaaagtataatgagtgtgttgataagcaacatatgtacagagaaataaatgtttgaagctGGAAAATAAATTGTTACTCACCCTACAACCACTTAAACTttaaaagaggattgttctaaggtccattgacaaaatacaagtacaaaatcccaactctaagtttcttcaagggaaa comes from the Helianthus annuus cultivar XRQ/B chromosome 4, HanXRQr2.0-SUNRISE, whole genome shotgun sequence genome and includes:
- the LOC110934181 gene encoding putative methyltransferase DDB_G0268948, translating into MADLFLKQAEIYQKSRPSYPRKLFDFIASKTASHDVVWDVATGSGQAATSLASIYESVIGTDASKNQLENAPKLPNVRYECTSPNISMSELEEKIGTESSVDLVTVAQALHWFDHDTFYNRVKWVLKKPNGVIAAWCYTLPKVDDEFDSVVRKFYAVSKPYTALVVGLLDDKYSNIKFPFDPVDGCVDTGPFEFEIKQVMSLGELFTYIRSWSSYQTAKDKGVELLSDRVMEEFRNAWKEDENGERIVTFPVYLRIGKVGDGSPVMQPRYSDWIAERT